From the genome of Parazoarcus communis, one region includes:
- a CDS encoding cytochrome b/b6 domain-containing protein — protein MSTGRIYIYKRYERFWHWSQAALIIIMMITGFEIHGSYALLGFGKAVSVHTVAAWSLLLLWAFTIFWQFTTGEWRQYLPSMKNVLAMVNYYTIGIFRNSPHPFHKTARHKHNPLQRLAYLALLAFISPLIWVSGLLYLFYGNWGQLGLAQYLSLESVALAHTIGAFMITAFFFIHVYLTTTGHTVFAHIKAMITGWEESDQPH, from the coding sequence ATGAGCACCGGACGCATCTACATCTACAAGCGCTATGAACGGTTCTGGCACTGGTCGCAGGCTGCGCTGATCATCATCATGATGATCACCGGTTTCGAGATACACGGCAGCTACGCGCTGCTCGGCTTTGGCAAGGCCGTGAGCGTGCACACCGTGGCCGCATGGTCGCTGCTGTTACTGTGGGCCTTCACCATCTTCTGGCAGTTCACGACGGGCGAATGGCGGCAGTACCTTCCATCGATGAAGAACGTGCTGGCGATGGTCAACTACTACACCATCGGGATCTTCAGAAACAGCCCGCACCCCTTCCACAAGACGGCGCGCCACAAGCACAACCCCTTGCAGCGCCTGGCCTACCTGGCCTTGCTGGCCTTCATCTCACCGCTGATCTGGGTGTCGGGCCTGCTGTATCTGTTCTACGGCAACTGGGGGCAGCTTGGTCTGGCGCAATACCTGTCGCTCGAGTCGGTTGCGCTGGCGCATACGATCGGGGCCTTCATGATCACGGCCTTCTTCTTCATCCACGTCTATCTCACCACCACCGGACATACGGTCTTCGCCCACATCAAGGCCATGATCACGGGATGGGAGGAGTCCGACCAGCCACATTGA
- a CDS encoding tetrathionate reductase family octaheme c-type cytochrome yields MNFHWKKLFGAGLLVTLLHGPTPALATTAPLAHPAKSASTSTVTTDHSQLEALKGPFATGPDVTRACLSCHNKAGHQVMKSIHWTWEAVSPTTGKKLGKKFAANNFCGSPISNEPRCTSCHAGYGWEDKDFDFTNQENVDCLACHDTTGTYKKIATDAGHPLYEPREMPKGSGNIVQPPDLAKIAQHVGQPGRENCGACHFNGGGGDAVKHGDLDSSLIKPSRELDVHMAVDGASMTCADCHTFNAHQPSGSRYAANPKDTHGLDLPVDDHNRATCESCHGVTPHMEDRINRHADRLACQTCHIPEFARGGLGTKMLWDWSTAGKRGPDGKPLFIKNDHGHLIYSAEKGDFEYGENVRPVYKWYNGVVHQIAITDTIDDTKVLELNAVEGSAKDPNARIWPFKVMHGKQPYDKINKTLVVNHVYGKDDTAFWGNFDYAKSIKAGMDYAELPYSGEFGFIETRMNWFITHMVAPKEKAVPCQECHTRSADGRLAEITDIYIPGRDHNKWIDMLGGMLIAGSIGAGLLHGLIRIVTRRRRHEQ; encoded by the coding sequence GTGAACTTCCACTGGAAAAAACTGTTCGGAGCGGGTCTGCTGGTCACCCTGCTCCACGGCCCGACACCCGCACTCGCGACGACAGCGCCGCTTGCGCACCCAGCGAAGTCCGCCTCGACCTCGACTGTTACCACGGACCATAGCCAGCTCGAAGCGTTGAAGGGCCCTTTCGCGACGGGCCCGGATGTCACCCGCGCCTGCCTCAGCTGTCACAACAAGGCAGGGCACCAGGTGATGAAGAGCATTCACTGGACCTGGGAAGCGGTGAGCCCGACCACCGGCAAGAAGCTCGGCAAGAAGTTCGCCGCGAACAATTTCTGCGGTTCGCCGATCTCCAATGAGCCACGCTGTACCAGCTGCCACGCCGGTTATGGCTGGGAGGACAAGGACTTCGACTTCACCAATCAGGAGAACGTCGATTGTCTCGCCTGTCACGATACGACGGGCACCTACAAGAAGATTGCCACCGACGCCGGGCACCCGCTGTACGAACCGCGCGAAATGCCCAAGGGCAGTGGCAATATCGTGCAACCACCGGATCTGGCGAAGATCGCCCAGCATGTCGGGCAGCCCGGGCGCGAAAACTGCGGAGCCTGCCACTTCAACGGCGGTGGCGGAGACGCGGTGAAACACGGGGACCTGGACAGCTCACTGATCAAGCCAAGCCGCGAGCTCGATGTGCACATGGCGGTCGATGGCGCCAGCATGACCTGTGCTGACTGCCACACCTTCAATGCACACCAGCCCTCGGGCAGTCGTTACGCGGCCAACCCGAAGGATACGCACGGGCTCGATCTGCCCGTCGACGACCACAACCGCGCAACATGCGAATCCTGCCATGGCGTGACGCCGCACATGGAGGACCGGATCAACAGGCATGCCGACAGACTCGCCTGCCAGACCTGCCACATTCCAGAGTTCGCACGTGGTGGCCTGGGGACCAAGATGCTCTGGGACTGGTCGACTGCCGGCAAGCGGGGGCCAGACGGCAAGCCGTTGTTCATCAAGAACGACCATGGACACCTGATCTACTCTGCCGAGAAAGGCGACTTCGAGTACGGCGAGAACGTGCGCCCGGTATACAAGTGGTACAACGGCGTGGTTCATCAGATCGCGATCACCGACACGATCGACGACACGAAAGTCCTTGAGCTCAACGCGGTCGAGGGCTCGGCGAAGGACCCCAATGCCCGCATCTGGCCGTTCAAGGTCATGCACGGCAAGCAGCCCTACGACAAGATCAACAAGACCCTGGTCGTCAATCATGTCTACGGCAAGGACGACACTGCCTTCTGGGGCAACTTCGATTACGCCAAGTCAATCAAGGCCGGCATGGATTACGCGGAGCTTCCCTACAGCGGCGAGTTCGGTTTCATCGAAACCCGCATGAACTGGTTCATCACCCACATGGTCGCGCCCAAGGAGAAAGCCGTTCCGTGCCAGGAATGCCACACCCGCTCCGCTGACGGCCGCCTTGCCGAGATCACGGACATCTACATTCCGGGTCGTGATCACAACAAATGGATCGACATGCTGGGCGGCATGCTCATCGCCGGCTCCATCGGAGCAGGCCTGCTGCATGGCCTGATCCGCATCGTCACCCGTCGCAGGAGGCATGAACAATGA
- a CDS encoding cyd operon YbgE family protein, whose protein sequence is MTDRQTDPAVVQPGSSIQLLPLLAAIAIMLGITIWPGALAAPGGGADHWAAMALFWAMSAGFVTGVGFRPRFFAWRWLFSGLACLGGVALAAIRLYTLG, encoded by the coding sequence ATGACCGACCGGCAAACTGACCCGGCGGTTGTCCAGCCCGGCAGCAGCATTCAGTTGCTGCCGCTGCTCGCCGCCATCGCCATCATGCTCGGCATCACCATCTGGCCGGGGGCGCTCGCCGCACCCGGCGGTGGAGCCGACCATTGGGCCGCGATGGCGCTGTTCTGGGCGATGAGTGCCGGTTTCGTGACGGGCGTCGGTTTCAGACCGCGCTTTTTCGCCTGGCGCTGGCTGTTTTCCGGGCTTGCGTGTCTGGGCGGCGTCGCGCTGGCGGCCATAAGGCTGTACACCCTCGGCTGA
- the cydX gene encoding cytochrome bd-I oxidase subunit CydX, which yields MWYFAWVLGIGFAVLLAILNAMWGENEAAREEARGGGSRPTGADNDRPAN from the coding sequence ATGTGGTATTTCGCATGGGTACTGGGCATTGGCTTTGCCGTCCTGCTGGCAATTCTGAACGCCATGTGGGGCGAGAACGAAGCCGCACGCGAGGAGGCCCGGGGCGGCGGATCCCGCCCGACGGGCGCCGACAATGACCGACCGGCAAACTGA
- the cydB gene encoding cytochrome d ubiquinol oxidase subunit II → MIFDYPTLKLIWWILVGVLLVGFAIMDGHDMGVGTLLPFVGKNDEERRVVINTVGPHWDGNQVWFITGGGAIFAAWPLVYATAFSGFYWAMLAVLWALFFRPVGFDYRSKIHNATWRTTWDWGLFVGGAVPPLIFGVAFGNLLQGVPFHFDNNLVSYYTGSFWGLLNPFALLAGVVSTAMITFHGAIYLAHRTEGEIQNRARTAALVFGALMLVGFTGAGIWLAQGNFGYVITSAVDAAAQPNPMSKTVVQQSGAWFANYRDMPLTLIVPAIAYLGTAVGMLMVARGRTLTAFVASSFAIVGVIGTAGVSMFPFLMPSSTMPAASLTVWDSVSSHRTLGIMFWATIIFMPLIIIYTSWAYKVMSGKVTTAYIRENEHSAY, encoded by the coding sequence ATGATCTTCGATTACCCGACCCTGAAACTCATCTGGTGGATTCTCGTGGGCGTACTGCTCGTGGGCTTTGCCATCATGGACGGTCACGACATGGGCGTCGGCACGCTGCTGCCCTTCGTCGGCAAGAACGACGAAGAGCGTCGAGTCGTGATCAACACTGTAGGACCGCACTGGGATGGCAACCAGGTGTGGTTCATCACCGGCGGCGGCGCCATCTTTGCCGCCTGGCCGCTGGTGTATGCCACCGCCTTCTCCGGCTTCTACTGGGCCATGCTGGCCGTGCTGTGGGCCCTGTTCTTCCGGCCCGTCGGCTTCGACTACCGCAGCAAGATCCACAACGCCACGTGGCGGACGACCTGGGACTGGGGCCTGTTCGTCGGCGGTGCGGTGCCGCCGCTGATCTTTGGCGTCGCATTCGGCAACCTGCTGCAAGGCGTGCCCTTCCACTTCGACAACAACTTGGTGTCGTACTACACCGGGTCGTTCTGGGGCCTGCTGAATCCGTTTGCGCTGCTTGCCGGCGTGGTGAGCACGGCGATGATCACCTTCCATGGCGCGATCTATCTGGCGCACCGTACGGAGGGTGAAATACAGAACCGGGCGCGCACCGCCGCACTGGTATTCGGTGCGCTGATGCTGGTGGGCTTCACTGGTGCCGGCATCTGGCTGGCGCAAGGCAACTTCGGCTACGTGATCACCTCTGCCGTTGATGCCGCAGCCCAGCCCAACCCGATGTCGAAGACCGTTGTGCAGCAAAGCGGCGCCTGGTTTGCGAACTACCGCGACATGCCACTGACCCTGATCGTGCCGGCAATCGCCTACCTCGGCACCGCCGTTGGCATGCTGATGGTGGCGCGTGGCCGCACGCTCACCGCATTCGTCGCATCGTCGTTCGCCATCGTGGGCGTGATCGGTACGGCCGGGGTGTCGATGTTCCCCTTCCTGATGCCGTCCTCGACCATGCCGGCCGCCAGCCTGACGGTGTGGGACAGCGTCTCCAGCCATCGCACACTGGGCATCATGTTCTGGGCCACGATCATCTTCATGCCCCTGATCATCATCTACACGAGCTGGGCCTACAAGGTGATGTCGGGCAAGGTCACGACCGCCTACATCCGCGAAAACGAACACTCGGCCTACTGA
- a CDS encoding cytochrome ubiquinol oxidase subunit I — protein sequence MVSEQLVDLSRLQFAATAMYHFLFVPLTLGMVWMLVIMESVYVMTGKTVYKDMTKFWGKLFGINFALGVTTGITLEFQFGTNWAYYSHYVGDIFGAPLAIEGLMAFFLESTMIGLFFFGWDRLSRRQHLLVTILMAVGTNLSALWILIANGWMQNPVGAEFSYETMRMELTDFWAVLFNPVAQGKFVHTVSAGYVTGAMFVLSISAWYLLKGRDIEFAKRSFRIAAAFGFASVCSVIVLGDESGYALGEAQQTKLAAMEAMWETEPAPASFNVIAIPNQEEMKNDFAIHIPWAMGIIGTRSLDKELPGIKEILVKNRERIVTGIEAVRLLEKLRQAPADDATRAAFDKVKADLGFGLLLKKYVVSMDDVTPEIIDRATRDTLPRVAPLFWTFRIMVAMGFAMLALFGLALWYSIKGDFATRTWLLKWSLWFLPVPWLACEMGWFVAEYGRQPWTIYGVLPTHLSVSTLTVESLYGSLAGFIGFYTLLLVVEMYLMVRFARQGPGSLGTGRYLNETHHAAAKA from the coding sequence ATGGTCAGTGAACAACTCGTAGACCTGTCGCGGCTGCAGTTTGCCGCAACAGCGATGTACCACTTCCTGTTTGTGCCGCTTACGCTTGGCATGGTCTGGATGCTGGTCATCATGGAGAGTGTCTATGTAATGACGGGCAAGACCGTCTACAAGGACATGACCAAATTCTGGGGCAAGCTGTTCGGCATCAACTTTGCACTTGGCGTCACCACCGGCATTACGCTCGAGTTTCAGTTCGGCACCAACTGGGCGTACTACTCGCACTACGTGGGCGACATCTTCGGCGCCCCGCTTGCCATCGAGGGCCTGATGGCCTTCTTCCTCGAATCGACCATGATCGGTCTGTTCTTCTTCGGCTGGGACCGGCTCTCGCGCCGCCAGCATCTGCTGGTGACGATTCTGATGGCGGTGGGGACAAACCTGTCTGCCCTGTGGATTCTGATCGCCAACGGCTGGATGCAGAACCCGGTCGGGGCCGAGTTCAGCTATGAAACCATGCGCATGGAACTCACCGACTTCTGGGCGGTGCTGTTCAATCCGGTCGCACAGGGCAAGTTCGTGCATACGGTGTCGGCAGGCTATGTCACCGGCGCAATGTTCGTGCTGTCGATCTCGGCCTGGTACCTGCTGAAGGGGCGTGATATCGAGTTTGCCAAGCGCAGCTTCCGCATTGCGGCCGCTTTTGGCTTTGCGTCGGTGTGCTCGGTGATCGTGCTCGGCGACGAGTCCGGCTACGCACTCGGCGAAGCCCAGCAGACCAAGCTCGCCGCGATGGAAGCCATGTGGGAAACCGAACCGGCGCCCGCCAGCTTCAACGTGATCGCCATCCCCAACCAGGAGGAGATGAAGAACGACTTTGCCATTCATATCCCCTGGGCGATGGGCATCATCGGCACCCGTTCGCTCGACAAGGAACTGCCCGGCATCAAGGAGATCCTGGTCAAGAATCGCGAGCGCATCGTCACCGGCATCGAAGCTGTTCGCCTGCTTGAGAAGCTGCGTCAGGCGCCGGCCGACGACGCGACCCGTGCTGCCTTTGACAAGGTGAAAGCCGATCTCGGCTTCGGCCTGCTGCTCAAGAAGTACGTCGTGTCGATGGATGATGTCACCCCGGAGATCATCGACCGCGCCACCCGCGACACCCTGCCCCGCGTCGCGCCGCTGTTCTGGACCTTCCGCATCATGGTGGCGATGGGCTTTGCCATGCTCGCGCTGTTCGGTCTTGCGCTGTGGTATTCGATCAAGGGCGATTTCGCCACCCGCACCTGGCTGCTGAAGTGGTCGCTGTGGTTCCTGCCCGTTCCCTGGCTGGCCTGTGAGATGGGCTGGTTTGTCGCCGAGTATGGCCGGCAGCCCTGGACCATCTACGGCGTACTGCCGACCCACCTTTCGGTGTCGACGCTGACCGTGGAAAGTCTGTATGGCTCGCTCGCCGGTTTCATCGGCTTCTACACCCTGCTGCTCGTGGTCGAGATGTACCTGATGGTTCGCTTTGCCCGCCAGGGGCCGGGCAGCCTCGGTACTGGCCGTTATCTCAACGAAACCCACCACGCTGCTGCCAAAGCCTGA
- the cydP gene encoding cytochrome oxidase putative small subunit CydP, translating to MPQAATSDRKLVRELVLVVLIKLVLITALWWVFVREEKVPVAPDSVAARFAPSASAKQQISIDGEHDGQ from the coding sequence ATGCCACAAGCTGCCACATCCGATCGCAAACTCGTTCGTGAACTCGTCCTGGTCGTCCTGATCAAGCTTGTTCTGATCACCGCCCTGTGGTGGGTTTTCGTTCGCGAGGAGAAGGTGCCCGTGGCGCCCGACAGCGTTGCAGCCAGGTTTGCACCGTCAGCATCTGCAAAACAACAAATCTCGATTGATGGAGAACACGATGGTCAGTGA
- a CDS encoding sigma-54 interaction domain-containing protein, with protein MSADPRPLPELVSFIETLPEPHILCDRDYRIIAANAAYRSSCADGRSVVGRTCYDVSHHYSVPCDRAGESCPLSRSLQSGQRERVLHLHHTPRGEEYVNIELSPVRDGSGEIAWFIEKMEPMPVARGVSDNHGLIGRAPAFQRMLELVVRVAPSEASVLLQGESGTGKELVASAVHEASRRADRPFVVVDCSGLPDTLFESEVFGHERGAFTGAVARKPGLVEAASGGTLFLDEVGDIPLSMQVKLLRLLETGTYRRVGSTELRRADIRLVSATHRPLQEMIGDGSFRQDLYFRLNTFPIIVPPLRERLEDLPLLVTSLLERVAPNRKLELSADAMQVLAAYPFPGNVRELRNVLERASLMCDGDMIHPEHLAEEIRQGAAAMPPPGRSVHESAAIALGGHAVPDLGELEHQVLRQAVISHRGSRRELAARLGLSERTLYRRLKALGLDKALD; from the coding sequence ATGTCTGCCGACCCGCGACCACTGCCAGAACTCGTTTCATTCATAGAAACGCTGCCGGAACCCCACATCCTGTGCGACCGTGACTACCGGATCATCGCGGCCAATGCGGCGTACCGAAGTTCGTGCGCCGACGGTCGCAGCGTGGTCGGTCGCACCTGCTACGACGTGTCGCATCACTACAGCGTCCCCTGCGACCGGGCAGGAGAGTCCTGTCCGCTGTCGCGAAGCCTGCAGTCCGGGCAGCGTGAGCGGGTGCTGCATCTGCATCACACACCGCGTGGCGAGGAGTACGTCAACATCGAGCTTTCGCCGGTCCGTGACGGCAGCGGGGAGATCGCCTGGTTCATCGAGAAGATGGAGCCGATGCCGGTTGCGCGCGGGGTGTCCGACAACCATGGCCTGATCGGCCGTGCGCCCGCCTTTCAGCGCATGCTGGAACTGGTGGTGCGGGTTGCGCCATCGGAGGCCAGCGTCCTGCTGCAGGGCGAGTCCGGCACCGGCAAGGAACTTGTCGCCAGTGCGGTGCATGAAGCCAGCCGGCGTGCGGATCGGCCCTTCGTGGTGGTGGATTGCTCCGGGCTCCCCGATACCCTGTTCGAGAGTGAAGTCTTCGGCCATGAGCGTGGCGCCTTCACCGGCGCGGTGGCGCGCAAGCCGGGGCTCGTCGAGGCCGCCAGCGGCGGCACGCTCTTCCTCGACGAGGTCGGCGACATTCCGCTGAGCATGCAGGTCAAGCTGCTGCGCCTGCTCGAAACCGGCACCTATCGTCGCGTCGGCTCAACCGAGTTGCGCCGCGCCGATATTCGTCTGGTGTCGGCGACCCACCGCCCCCTGCAGGAGATGATCGGCGACGGGTCGTTCCGGCAGGACCTGTACTTTCGCCTGAATACCTTTCCGATCATTGTTCCACCCTTGCGCGAGCGGCTTGAAGACTTGCCCCTGCTGGTCACTTCCTTGCTCGAACGTGTCGCGCCGAACCGCAAGCTTGAACTGTCCGCCGATGCCATGCAGGTACTCGCGGCCTATCCGTTTCCGGGCAATGTGCGTGAGCTTCGCAATGTGCTGGAGCGTGCGAGCCTGATGTGTGACGGCGACATGATTCATCCTGAACATCTGGCTGAAGAGATCAGGCAGGGGGCTGCCGCCATGCCCCCACCGGGTCGGTCTGTGCATGAGAGCGCAGCGATTGCCTTGGGCGGGCATGCCGTGCCGGATCTTGGCGAACTCGAACACCAGGTGCTGCGACAGGCGGTGATCAGCCATCGGGGGAGCCGGCGTGAGCTCGCTGCCAGACTGGGGTTGAGCGAACGCACGCTCTACCGGCGCCTGAAAGCGCTCGGGCTGGACAAGGCGCTGGACTGA
- the petA gene encoding ubiquinol-cytochrome c reductase iron-sulfur subunit translates to MSDCLKDRRKLLIATGGAGAVAAAASAVPFVASLTPSQRARAAGAPVEADVSKLAAGEMMTVEWRGKPVWILRRTPEMLAALEGHDQDLADPGSSENQQPAYAANRHRSINPEFLVVVGICTHLGCSPSEKFAPGAESGVRADWPGGFLCPCHGSTFDLAGRVFLSQPAPTNLEVPPYMWLSDAVVRIGEDESGTA, encoded by the coding sequence ATGTCTGACTGCCTTAAGGACCGTCGTAAACTGCTCATTGCCACAGGCGGAGCTGGTGCCGTTGCAGCCGCAGCGAGTGCCGTCCCCTTTGTGGCCAGCCTGACGCCGTCCCAGCGTGCGCGCGCCGCAGGTGCGCCTGTCGAGGCGGATGTCAGCAAACTGGCCGCCGGCGAGATGATGACCGTCGAATGGCGCGGAAAGCCGGTGTGGATTCTCCGTCGCACGCCGGAAATGCTGGCTGCGCTGGAAGGGCATGACCAGGATCTCGCCGATCCCGGCTCCAGTGAAAACCAGCAGCCGGCGTATGCGGCAAACCGGCACCGCTCGATCAACCCCGAGTTTCTGGTGGTTGTCGGCATCTGTACCCACCTGGGCTGCTCGCCCTCCGAGAAGTTCGCGCCGGGTGCGGAAAGCGGTGTCCGGGCCGACTGGCCGGGCGGCTTTCTGTGCCCGTGTCACGGTTCCACCTTCGATCTGGCCGGCCGTGTCTTCCTGAGCCAGCCGGCGCCGACCAATCTTGAAGTGCCCCCGTACATGTGGCTGTCCGATGCGGTTGTCCGCATCGGCGAGGACGAGAGCGGAACGGCCTGA
- a CDS encoding NifB/NifX family molybdenum-iron cluster-binding protein, translating to MRVAVTSQNFSTVTAHAGKARRFLIYDISNPCSPREVERLDLPREMSFHEFHGDHHPIDGVDALVTGGAGEGFVARLGQRGIEVVMCGETDPLQAVKDYIQGTVKPVTPGEQEHGHHHHHHHHHHHSHGNHQH from the coding sequence ATGAGAGTTGCAGTCACAAGCCAGAACTTCAGCACCGTCACCGCCCATGCAGGCAAGGCGAGGCGCTTTCTGATCTACGACATCAGCAATCCGTGTTCGCCACGTGAAGTAGAGCGACTGGATCTGCCCAGGGAAATGTCATTCCACGAGTTTCACGGCGATCACCATCCGATCGACGGTGTTGACGCACTGGTGACCGGCGGCGCGGGTGAGGGCTTTGTCGCGCGTCTGGGACAGCGTGGTATCGAGGTCGTGATGTGTGGCGAGACGGATCCGCTGCAGGCGGTAAAGGACTACATCCAGGGCACAGTCAAGCCTGTTACGCCCGGCGAACAAGAGCATGGCCACCATCACCACCATCACCACCATCACCACCACAGCCACGGCAATCATCAGCACTGA
- a CDS encoding glutaredoxin family protein — protein sequence MLLLLVLAAIAVSASAASVADQTVETNASPAALSVFVREGCPHCTAAKDFLRQLAAERPDLRIVFREVDRDETARDALIELSRSAGIWPPGVPMFVIGDRILVGFDDAEHMGAELRALIGDRPINDAIETRQFGTLSASELGLPLFTLSMGLLDGFNPCAMWLLLFLLSLLVRLKSRRRMALVAGTFVLVSGAVYYAFMAAWLNIFLFVGMSAAIRAALACVAILIGIINVKDFVAAGRGISLSIPDSVKPGLYARIRDILKAERLGASLVGVAVLAVIVNFVELLCTAGLPALYTAVLTQQQLGPLAHYAYLGLYIVGYIADDALMVTLAVIALGSAKLGERGGRALKLLSGIAMLGLGLIMLLRPEWLS from the coding sequence GTGCTGCTCCTTCTTGTGCTGGCCGCCATTGCCGTTTCTGCCAGCGCCGCCAGCGTGGCCGATCAGACCGTGGAGACAAACGCCTCTCCTGCGGCGCTGTCGGTCTTTGTACGCGAGGGCTGCCCGCATTGCACCGCTGCAAAGGACTTCCTCAGGCAACTGGCTGCCGAGCGTCCTGATCTCCGCATCGTCTTCCGCGAAGTCGATCGCGACGAAACGGCGCGCGACGCGCTGATTGAGCTGAGCCGCAGCGCCGGGATCTGGCCGCCGGGTGTGCCCATGTTCGTGATCGGAGACCGCATTCTGGTTGGCTTCGACGATGCCGAGCACATGGGCGCCGAACTGCGCGCGCTGATCGGAGACCGACCGATAAACGACGCAATCGAGACCCGGCAGTTCGGCACCCTGAGCGCCTCGGAGCTGGGCCTGCCCCTGTTCACGCTGAGCATGGGCCTGCTGGACGGCTTCAACCCCTGCGCAATGTGGTTGCTGCTGTTCCTGCTGTCGCTGCTGGTGCGTCTGAAGAGCCGCAGACGCATGGCGCTGGTCGCTGGCACCTTCGTGCTGGTGAGCGGCGCGGTGTACTACGCGTTCATGGCCGCGTGGCTGAACATATTTCTGTTCGTGGGCATGTCGGCAGCGATTCGGGCCGCCCTTGCCTGCGTGGCCATTCTGATCGGCATCATCAATGTAAAGGACTTTGTCGCGGCGGGCCGCGGCATATCGCTTTCGATCCCCGACTCGGTGAAGCCCGGGCTTTATGCCCGGATCCGCGACATCCTCAAGGCAGAGCGTCTTGGCGCCTCGCTGGTGGGCGTTGCGGTGCTGGCCGTCATCGTCAACTTCGTCGAGCTCCTGTGCACTGCCGGTCTGCCTGCCCTGTACACGGCAGTCCTCACCCAGCAGCAACTCGGCCCCCTCGCACACTATGCCTATCTCGGGCTCTACATCGTCGGCTACATCGCGGACGATGCCCTGATGGTCACGCTGGCCGTCATTGCGCTGGGCAGTGCGAAACTCGGCGAAAGGGGTGGCCGGGCGCTCAAGCTGCTCAGCGGCATCGCCATGCTTGGCCTGGGCCTGATCATGCTGCTCAGACCCGAATGGCTCAGCTGA
- a CDS encoding SLAC1 anion channel family protein produces the protein MTASASAKPHPGAESRLEHFPIALFSTVMGMAGLSIAWIKAAHVGGAPAVIGESLRLLTSGLYVFLLIVYAMKLLRHPDAVAAEHSHPVRLNFFPAISIGLILLSIAWTSTAPGVARYMWGMGVIAHLLFTLSAMSSWIHHTHYDIKHANPAWFIPVVGNILVPIAGVRYAPPDISWFFFSIGLVFWLVLLTIVLYRLFFHEALPARLTPTLFILIAPPAVGFISYLALTDSLDGAARVLYFVALFLTLLLASNALRFLRLPFFISAWAYSFPLAAMAIATFEMHVRSGLAFYAGLGWALLALLSAVVIVLSWKTLIAAKREQICVPE, from the coding sequence GTGACCGCCTCTGCATCAGCCAAGCCACATCCGGGCGCTGAATCAAGGCTTGAGCACTTCCCGATTGCCCTTTTTTCCACCGTAATGGGGATGGCCGGACTGAGCATTGCCTGGATCAAGGCCGCCCATGTCGGCGGCGCCCCCGCGGTGATCGGCGAATCGCTGCGCCTGCTCACAAGCGGTCTGTACGTCTTTCTGCTCATCGTGTACGCGATGAAGCTGCTCCGCCATCCGGACGCCGTCGCCGCCGAACACTCACACCCGGTGCGGCTGAACTTCTTTCCCGCCATATCCATCGGCCTCATCCTGCTGTCGATCGCCTGGACATCGACTGCGCCCGGCGTTGCGCGGTACATGTGGGGCATGGGAGTGATCGCCCACCTGCTGTTCACGCTGTCCGCGATGAGCAGCTGGATTCACCATACGCATTACGACATCAAGCACGCCAACCCCGCGTGGTTCATTCCGGTGGTGGGCAATATCCTGGTGCCGATTGCCGGCGTGCGCTACGCACCGCCCGACATCAGCTGGTTCTTCTTCAGCATCGGGCTGGTGTTCTGGCTGGTGCTCCTGACCATCGTGCTCTATCGCCTGTTCTTCCATGAAGCGCTTCCGGCACGCCTCACACCCACCCTGTTCATCCTCATCGCACCGCCGGCAGTGGGTTTCATCTCCTACCTCGCGCTGACCGATTCGCTCGATGGCGCGGCGCGCGTGCTGTACTTCGTTGCGCTCTTCCTCACCCTGCTGCTGGCAAGCAACGCCCTGCGCTTCCTGCGCCTGCCTTTCTTCATCTCGGCCTGGGCCTACTCTTTCCCTCTGGCTGCGATGGCGATCGCCACCTTCGAAATGCATGTGCGCAGCGGCCTCGCTTTCTATGCCGGCCTTGGGTGGGCCCTGCTCGCCTTGCTGTCAGCGGTGGTGATCGTGCTGAGCTGGAAAACACTGATCGCCGCGAAACGGGAGCAGATCTGCGTACCCGAGTAA